The Treponema sp. Marseille-Q3903 genomic interval GCAAGCATTTCGTCTCCAGGTTTTACGCCGGTGTTCATTCCAATTCGTCTTTGAAAAGATGAAAGGATTATGTTTGCGAGCATCAAAAATCCCTGTCCTTTTTTTAGCACTTTTACAATGTCGAGCTTAGCGTATTTTTCCGGATTTTGAATTGAGTCTGCACGCTTTTCGTCAAGTTCAATAGCGACGCAGTCTGGACTCAAGTCTTTTATTGCCGTTGTAACCTCATCTATGCTCTCTTTTGAGACATGCGCTGTTCCAATAAGTGTGATTGTTATTCCGTTTAATTCAAGTTTTCGCTTTGTTTGGCTCATTTTTTTAATCCCCATTCTGCAATTCTATATTCGAAAAACATCGGAGCGCTCATGCTCGTTACTTTTGAGTAGTATTCTCTCGCAAGTTCATCGGCTCCGTTTAGTTCGCAATATAGACCCATGTAGAATAGCATTTTGCCGCGTGTGTTTCTATTGCTCTCTTTTTCAATTCTCTGGTTTAGTGTAGTTTCTGCATTTTTGTTGTAGTTTTCGGCGTAAAACCTCAATATCAGCTGTTCAGTTGAGTTTGCTTCTTGTTTTTTCATAGCAGTTTGCAGAATTTTTTTTGCTGCCAAGCTGTCTCCCATTTTGAAATAGCACGCTGCAATCATGAGATAATAAGACCAGTTGTCGCTGTATTCAAGCGTTTTTGTAAAATATTTGGCGGCTGCTTCGTAGTTTTTTGAGCGGTATTCAAGGATACCTGTTTCCTCGTATGCAAAATAATATTTTGGATTTGTTTCAATCACTTTATGATAGTTTTCAAGCGCCAAGTCCCATTTTTCAAGGTCGTCGTAGTTTCCCGCAAGATACGCATACGCTAGAAAATATGACGGATCCAAGCTGACAGCTTTGTTCCATGCCTCTGCGGCTTCTTCAAATTTCCCTTGATGTCTCAGGTAATTGCCGTAATCAAGCCAATAATCGTAGTTTGTCGGCTCAGTTTTTAACGCTTTGCTTATATAGTTTGCAGCGCTGAGGTAATTTTCATCTTCAGCTTTGAGTTTTCCCATATAAGCGTTGGCTGCCGCATTTTTAGGGTCTTTGTCGAGAATC includes:
- a CDS encoding tetratricopeptide repeat protein, which translates into the protein MKKYKFLKSSFLAAVCGTLILASCATKPVVKIEESASKTPTKEQDEPANVKFAKQLQQRLAQNDIKGAISLFDNLPSELQDDKELKLVLGALFYSDHQFDNAISTANDVLKFDKSNIEALELISMCNKAKGDKTAYKQTADKILAVDPYNPSVNIQKGDDYALNKKYKLARNSYQRALKGDKENIDAKFGYARMSYFLDETATAKTVLQEILDKDPKNAAANAYMGKLKAEDENYLSAANYISKALKTEPTNYDYWLDYGNYLRHQGKFEEAAEAWNKAVSLDPSYFLAYAYLAGNYDDLEKWDLALENYHKVIETNPKYYFAYEETGILEYRSKNYEAAAKYFTKTLEYSDNWSYYLMIAACYFKMGDSLAAKKILQTAMKKQEANSTEQLILRFYAENYNKNAETTLNQRIEKESNRNTRGKMLFYMGLYCELNGADELAREYYSKVTSMSAPMFFEYRIAEWGLKK